One genomic region from Cucumis melo cultivar AY chromosome 9, USDA_Cmelo_AY_1.0, whole genome shotgun sequence encodes:
- the LOC103499308 gene encoding plasmodesmata-located protein 7 isoform X2 gives MTPLPSQPQHLILLFLSFSFLPFFSLSAIDTFVFGGCTQLRYSPNSAYETNLNSLLTSLVNSATYSSYNNYTIQGSSPQDALFGLYQCRGDLSMPDCATCIARAVTQLGGLCSDTCGGALQLEGCYVKYDNSSFLGVEDKTVVLKKCGPSVGYEEEAMGRRDAVLGALVGASGGYRVGGAGKVQGVAQCVGDLSGSECQDCVGEAIGRLKSDCGTADFGDMFLGKCYARYNTHGPPVFSKAHHGKPFLTTTTTTTAISLINLMVMVRRHLRLSLGY, from the exons ATGACCCCTCTTCCTTCACAACCACAACATCTTATCCTCCTCTTCCTCTCTTTCTCATTCCTCCCCTTCTTCTCCCTCTCCGCCATAGACACCTTTGTCTTCGGCGGCTGCACCCAACTTCGCTACTCCCCAAACTCCGCTTACGAAACAAATCTCAACTCACTACTCACCTCCCTAGTCAACTCAGCCACATATTCCTCCTACAACAACTACACCATCCAAGGTTCCTCCCCACAAGACGCCCTCTTCGGTCTCTACCAATGCCGGGGCGACCTCTCCATGCCAGACTGCGCCACATGCATTGCCCGCGCCGTGACGCAGCTAGGTGGGCTCTGCTCGGACACCTGCGGCGGGGCGCTGCAGCTGGAGGGATGCTACGTGAAGTACGACAACTCGAGCTTTCTTGGGGTGGAAGATAAGACGGTGGTGCTGAAGAAGTGTGGGCCGTCGGTGGGGTACGAGGAGGAGGCGATGGGGCGGAGGGATGCGGTGTTAGGGGCGTTGGTGGGGGCGAGTGGAGGGTATAGAGTGGGGGGGGCTGGGAAAGTACAAGGAGTGGCTCAGTGTGTAGGGGATTTGAGTGGGAGTGAGTGTCAAGATTGTGTAGGAGAGGCTATTGGAAGGTTGAAAAGTGATTGTGGGACGGCGGATTTTGGGGATATGTTTTTGGGAAAGTGTTATGCAAGGTATAACACTCATGGGCCTCCTGTTTTCTCTAAGGCCCATCATGGTAAGCCATTTCTCaccactactactactactactgccATTTCATTG ATAAATCTAATGGTGATGGTGAGAAGACATTTGCGATTATCATTGGGCTACTAG
- the LOC103499308 gene encoding plasmodesmata-located protein 7 isoform X1 codes for MTPLPSQPQHLILLFLSFSFLPFFSLSAIDTFVFGGCTQLRYSPNSAYETNLNSLLTSLVNSATYSSYNNYTIQGSSPQDALFGLYQCRGDLSMPDCATCIARAVTQLGGLCSDTCGGALQLEGCYVKYDNSSFLGVEDKTVVLKKCGPSVGYEEEAMGRRDAVLGALVGASGGYRVGGAGKVQGVAQCVGDLSGSECQDCVGEAIGRLKSDCGTADFGDMFLGKCYARYNTHGPPVFSKAHHDKSNGDGEKTFAIIIGLLAGVALVIIFLVFIRKVFERSGK; via the exons ATGACCCCTCTTCCTTCACAACCACAACATCTTATCCTCCTCTTCCTCTCTTTCTCATTCCTCCCCTTCTTCTCCCTCTCCGCCATAGACACCTTTGTCTTCGGCGGCTGCACCCAACTTCGCTACTCCCCAAACTCCGCTTACGAAACAAATCTCAACTCACTACTCACCTCCCTAGTCAACTCAGCCACATATTCCTCCTACAACAACTACACCATCCAAGGTTCCTCCCCACAAGACGCCCTCTTCGGTCTCTACCAATGCCGGGGCGACCTCTCCATGCCAGACTGCGCCACATGCATTGCCCGCGCCGTGACGCAGCTAGGTGGGCTCTGCTCGGACACCTGCGGCGGGGCGCTGCAGCTGGAGGGATGCTACGTGAAGTACGACAACTCGAGCTTTCTTGGGGTGGAAGATAAGACGGTGGTGCTGAAGAAGTGTGGGCCGTCGGTGGGGTACGAGGAGGAGGCGATGGGGCGGAGGGATGCGGTGTTAGGGGCGTTGGTGGGGGCGAGTGGAGGGTATAGAGTGGGGGGGGCTGGGAAAGTACAAGGAGTGGCTCAGTGTGTAGGGGATTTGAGTGGGAGTGAGTGTCAAGATTGTGTAGGAGAGGCTATTGGAAGGTTGAAAAGTGATTGTGGGACGGCGGATTTTGGGGATATGTTTTTGGGAAAGTGTTATGCAAGGTATAACACTCATGGGCCTCCTGTTTTCTCTAAGGCCCATCATG ATAAATCTAATGGTGATGGTGAGAAGACATTTGCGATTATCATTGGGCTACTAGCTGGAGTTGCTCTGGTTATCATTTTTCTTGTCTTTATAAGAAAGGTGTTTGAACGATCTG gtaaataa